Proteins encoded together in one Synechococcales cyanobacterium T60_A2020_003 window:
- a CDS encoding hybrid sensor histidine kinase/response regulator, translated as MSSNCAYLEGSPNVDHILAVDDTPDNLFLIEAILEEEHYRISLAQDGQSALEQIEDCPPDLILLDVMMPGMDGYEVTRRIRQNKNLPYIPILLITAHDKSSVVEGLGAGADDFVRKPVDADEVLARVRSLLRLKHSIDAQAQMAQQREDFVARLTHDMRTPLVAANRMLTLFQQEAFCPISPDMKEAIDIMIRSNEDLLRMVNTLLEVYRYEAGYKELTFAPCNLNELLIEVLEELTPLAKQKNLQISHGSSEPKLWIQADRPEMKRVFVNLVGNAIKFTDQGRIDITVSGNSEPPVPLQTGDRPWVKMEICDTGCGISPEDQAVIFERFRQGTHKRSGNGLGLHLVSRIIEAHQGLLAVESELGQGSTFTVYLPMLALA; from the coding sequence ATGTCATCCAACTGTGCTTACCTCGAAGGCAGCCCAAACGTCGATCACATCCTTGCCGTTGACGATACGCCGGATAACCTATTTTTGATTGAGGCCATCCTAGAAGAGGAACACTACCGTATCAGTCTAGCGCAGGATGGACAGTCTGCGTTGGAACAGATTGAAGACTGCCCACCGGATCTAATTCTGCTGGACGTCATGATGCCCGGTATGGACGGTTACGAGGTGACGCGACGTATCCGCCAGAATAAAAACCTTCCCTATATTCCGATCCTGCTCATTACAGCTCATGATAAGTCCAGCGTGGTTGAGGGCTTAGGAGCCGGAGCCGATGACTTTGTTCGTAAACCCGTTGATGCGGACGAAGTGCTGGCACGGGTGCGATCGCTGCTTCGCCTCAAGCACAGCATCGACGCCCAGGCTCAGATGGCTCAACAGCGAGAAGATTTCGTCGCTCGCCTCACCCACGACATGCGGACTCCCCTGGTAGCCGCTAACCGAATGCTGACCCTCTTTCAGCAAGAGGCATTCTGCCCTATTTCGCCTGACATGAAAGAGGCAATTGACATTATGATACGCAGTAATGAGGACTTATTGCGGATGGTCAATACCCTTTTAGAGGTGTATCGCTACGAGGCTGGCTATAAAGAACTCACCTTTGCACCATGTAATCTCAATGAGCTACTTATAGAAGTCCTAGAAGAGTTAACCCCATTAGCGAAGCAGAAAAATCTTCAGATCTCCCATGGTTCGTCAGAGCCTAAACTCTGGATTCAAGCCGATCGCCCTGAGATGAAGCGGGTTTTCGTGAACTTAGTTGGAAACGCGATTAAGTTCACCGATCAAGGGCGGATTGACATTACGGTTTCTGGCAACTCCGAACCACCCGTTCCGCTGCAAACGGGCGATCGCCCCTGGGTAAAAATGGAAATCTGCGACACCGGATGCGGTATTTCTCCAGAGGATCAGGCCGTCATTTTTGAGCGATTTCGGCAGGGAACCCATAAGCGCTCAGGCAATGGTTTAGGGCTTCACTTGGTGAGCCGCATTATTGAGGCGCATCAAGGATTGCTGGCCGTAGAGTCTGAACTTGGGCAGGGTAGCACGTTTACGGTTTATTTACCGATGCTAGCTTTGGCATGA
- a CDS encoding GlsB/YeaQ/YmgE family stress response membrane protein has product MNIIAWIVLGLVAGAIAKAIYPGDQGGGILATMLLGIVGAFLGGTIYTLVTTGQFALAGVAFSIGGFIVAILGAMLAIFLWGLVARRA; this is encoded by the coding sequence ATGAATATCATTGCTTGGATCGTTTTGGGGCTTGTCGCTGGGGCGATCGCGAAGGCGATTTATCCTGGAGATCAAGGGGGTGGCATCCTGGCAACCATGCTGCTGGGAATTGTGGGTGCATTTTTAGGTGGCACTATTTACACCTTGGTCACCACAGGGCAGTTTGCGCTCGCGGGCGTAGCCTTCAGCATTGGTGGCTTCATTGTGGCTATATTGGGCGCAATGCTCGCCATTTTCCTGTGGGGATTAGTGGCACGCCGCGCGTAG
- a CDS encoding DUF3386 domain-containing protein, protein MTAVQVSAQDLFRAAYENRYTWDSHFPGYTADVTLTMDGTTYTGKAQVNADMSAQVTDVADEQAQRLIHGQLWETAIHRVRRSFEQTHGENTFEYGATQPSGAVEIVMGGKATGDRYEVKDNEVTLVHRHIHGTVITINTFTTHKTEAGYLSHTYDSVYHDPKTGEQRGGKSLFEDSYEKVGDYYILSRRVIQTEVHGKVSTNEFVFTNIQLLPPQAA, encoded by the coding sequence ATGACCGCAGTGCAAGTGTCCGCCCAGGATCTCTTTCGTGCCGCTTACGAAAACCGCTACACCTGGGATAGCCACTTTCCGGGCTATACCGCCGATGTCACCCTGACCATGGACGGTACAACCTACACCGGGAAAGCTCAGGTAAACGCCGATATGTCCGCTCAGGTGACGGACGTGGCGGATGAACAGGCGCAAAGGCTGATTCATGGCCAATTGTGGGAAACCGCAATTCACCGAGTGCGGCGGAGTTTTGAACAAACCCACGGGGAAAATACCTTTGAATATGGGGCAACCCAGCCATCGGGCGCGGTGGAAATTGTCATGGGGGGTAAGGCGACGGGCGATCGCTATGAAGTGAAAGACAACGAAGTGACGCTGGTGCATCGCCATATCCACGGCACCGTGATCACGATTAATACCTTCACTACCCACAAAACCGAGGCGGGCTACCTCTCCCACACCTATGACTCGGTGTACCACGACCCCAAAACGGGCGAACAAAGGGGCGGCAAGAGTCTGTTTGAGGACAGCTATGAGAAAGTGGGCGACTACTATATCCTCAGTCGGCGGGTGATTCAAACCGAGGTACATGGTAAAGTCTCGACCAACGAGTTTGTCTTTACCAACATTCAATTACTGCCCCCGCAAGCGGCGTAG
- a CDS encoding iron-containing alcohol dehydrogenase family protein, with translation MTYASPSPNVALPSLAIAPAQVLRGAGMLGQAGGAIAALGTRPLVVGGDRTLDVIRPVLAESLDAYGGAIAEASYGADCSEAALATLRAAVEQHQADVILGVGGGKALDAAKLLAYQCNLPIVTIPTSAATCAAWTALSNIYSEDGAFQYDVGLARCPDLLILDYDLVQTAPQRTLVAGIGDAIAKWYEASVSSGHSSRTLLVAAVQQARVLRDLLFQKSVEALANPGGEVWQDVVDASVLLAGVIGGIGGAQCRTVAAHAVHNGLTHLPQCHDILHGEKVAFGILVQLRLEELVQGNRLAETARQQLLTFYGQIGLPTTLEAMGLDRLTVAELHHAATVACAEQSDIHRLPFAVSPEHVVAAMVSTTVMSQSGRSDEAIAPLENQESNGQEV, from the coding sequence ATGACGTACGCCTCGCCCAGTCCGAATGTTGCATTACCGAGTTTGGCGATCGCCCCAGCCCAAGTGCTGCGGGGAGCCGGAATGTTAGGTCAGGCGGGTGGGGCGATCGCGGCATTGGGAACTCGTCCGCTTGTGGTTGGGGGCGATCGCACCTTGGATGTGATTCGTCCGGTTTTAGCAGAATCTCTGGATGCCTACGGTGGGGCGATCGCTGAAGCCTCCTACGGTGCGGATTGCTCGGAGGCGGCCTTGGCAACGTTGCGGGCTGCGGTAGAGCAGCATCAGGCCGATGTGATTTTGGGCGTGGGCGGCGGTAAGGCCCTCGATGCGGCGAAATTGTTGGCCTATCAGTGTAATTTGCCGATTGTCACCATTCCCACCTCGGCGGCCACCTGTGCGGCCTGGACAGCCCTTTCCAATATTTACTCCGAGGACGGTGCGTTTCAGTATGATGTCGGTTTGGCACGGTGCCCCGATCTGCTGATTTTGGATTATGACCTGGTTCAGACTGCACCTCAGCGGACTCTGGTAGCTGGCATTGGAGACGCGATCGCCAAGTGGTATGAAGCCTCGGTGAGCAGCGGTCACAGTAGCCGGACGTTGCTGGTGGCGGCGGTGCAGCAGGCGCGGGTCTTGCGGGATTTGCTGTTCCAAAAGTCCGTTGAGGCATTGGCGAACCCCGGTGGTGAGGTGTGGCAGGATGTGGTGGATGCTAGTGTGCTGCTGGCTGGCGTGATTGGCGGCATCGGCGGTGCCCAGTGTCGCACGGTGGCGGCTCATGCGGTTCATAACGGATTGACCCATCTGCCCCAGTGTCACGATATTCTGCACGGGGAAAAGGTGGCGTTCGGCATTTTGGTGCAGTTGCGGTTAGAAGAACTGGTGCAGGGAAATCGCCTTGCGGAAACGGCACGCCAGCAGTTGCTCACCTTTTACGGTCAGATTGGCTTACCGACAACGCTAGAGGCCATGGGCTTAGATCGGTTGACGGTGGCAGAGTTGCACCATGCCGCGACGGTGGCCTGCGCGGAACAGTCGGATATTCATCGTTTACCCTTTGCGGTTAGCCCCGAGCATGTGGTGGCGGCGATGGTGTCTACCACGGTGATGTCCCAGTCTGGACGATCGGACGAGGCGATCGCCCCTTTGGAAAATCAAGAATCAAACGGTCAGGAGGTTTAG
- a CDS encoding aspartate aminotransferase, producing the protein MSFDWITPADRLKALPPYVFARLDELKAKAREQGLDLIDLGMGNPDGPTPQPVVDAAIAALQDSKNHGYPPFEGTANFRKAITSWYERRYGVQLDPDGEALPLLGSKEGLTHLAIAYVNPGDLVLVPTPAYPAHFRGPLIAGGEIHQVVLSPDNGWVIDFSTIPEAVAQRAKMLYFNYPSNPTAATAPREFFEEAVAFAKHYEIMLVHDLCYAELAFDGYQPTSLLEIPGAKDISVEFHTLSKTYNMAGWRVGFVVGNRHIIQGLRTLKTNMDYGIFAALQTAAETALQLPDVYLDEVQTRYRTRRDFLIKGLAELGWDIPKTRATMYLWAPCPPGMTSTDFALSVLQQTGVVVTPGNAFGIGGEGYVRISLIADCDRLQEALDRLHKANIRYAPAELAPVPAS; encoded by the coding sequence ATGAGTTTTGATTGGATTACTCCTGCTGATCGGTTGAAAGCTTTGCCTCCCTATGTGTTTGCCCGTCTGGATGAATTAAAGGCGAAGGCACGGGAACAAGGGTTAGATTTGATTGACCTAGGCATGGGCAACCCCGATGGCCCCACGCCTCAGCCGGTGGTGGATGCGGCGATCGCTGCCCTGCAAGATTCCAAAAACCACGGCTATCCTCCTTTTGAAGGAACGGCCAATTTTCGTAAGGCGATTACCAGTTGGTACGAACGTCGCTATGGGGTGCAGCTTGACCCCGACGGGGAAGCCTTGCCTCTCCTCGGTTCTAAGGAGGGCTTGACCCATTTGGCGATCGCCTATGTAAATCCGGGGGATCTGGTTTTAGTCCCAACTCCGGCCTACCCTGCCCATTTCCGAGGGCCATTGATTGCGGGGGGAGAGATCCATCAAGTGGTGCTGTCACCGGATAACGGCTGGGTAATCGACTTTTCAACGATTCCCGAAGCCGTTGCCCAACGCGCCAAGATGCTGTATTTCAACTATCCCAGCAATCCCACCGCCGCAACGGCTCCCCGTGAATTTTTTGAGGAAGCGGTGGCCTTTGCCAAGCACTACGAAATTATGCTGGTGCATGACCTCTGCTATGCGGAACTGGCCTTTGATGGCTACCAGCCAACGAGTTTACTAGAAATTCCGGGTGCGAAGGATATCAGCGTCGAGTTCCACACCCTCTCGAAAACCTACAACATGGCAGGCTGGCGGGTCGGCTTTGTGGTGGGCAATCGCCACATCATTCAGGGACTCCGCACCCTGAAAACCAATATGGATTACGGCATTTTTGCAGCCCTGCAAACCGCTGCGGAAACCGCCCTCCAATTGCCGGATGTCTACCTAGACGAGGTGCAAACCCGCTACCGGACGCGGCGCGACTTCTTAATCAAAGGTTTGGCGGAGTTAGGCTGGGATATTCCCAAAACCCGAGCTACGATGTACCTCTGGGCACCCTGTCCGCCGGGAATGACCTCCACGGACTTTGCCCTCTCGGTGCTTCAGCAAACCGGGGTTGTGGTTACGCCCGGAAATGCCTTTGGGATTGGCGGTGAGGGTTATGTACGCATTAGCTTGATTGCCGATTGCGATCGCCTTCAGGAAGCCCTGGATCGACTGCATAAGGCCAATATTCGCTATGCTCCGGCGGAGTTAGCCCCTGTTCCCGCTTCGTAA
- the eno gene encoding phosphopyruvate hydratase, whose translation MVAISSVHAREILDSRGNPTVEVDVVLDSGSKGRAAVPSGASTGIREALELRDDDPKRYGGKGVLKAVANVNGPIASALKGMDASDLAVVDRTMLELDGTENKAKLGANAILGVSMAVARAAAIAADKPLYRYLGGDDAVLLPVPCFNILNGGAHADNSVDFQEFMIAPVGATTFSESLQMGAEVYHALKSILKGKGYSTGVGDEGGFAPNLKANVEAIDLILAGVEKAGLKAGDQIAIALDPATSELYREDGSYEFYKSDKSRKSSTDMIDLWESWVNQYPIVSIEDGLGEQDWEGWQQLTQRLGSRIQLVGDDAFVTNPSIIKQAIADGVGNCTLVKVNQIGSITETLEAIALSHSGGYTYMVSHRSGETPDDFIADLSVATASGQIKTGAPCRGERLSKYNQLLRIEEELGSAAKYAGWSTFKKG comes from the coding sequence ATGGTTGCGATTTCATCAGTGCATGCACGAGAAATTCTCGATTCTCGTGGTAATCCAACGGTTGAAGTGGATGTTGTCTTAGACAGCGGAAGTAAAGGACGAGCAGCGGTGCCGTCGGGAGCCTCTACCGGAATTCGAGAAGCACTTGAACTACGAGATGACGATCCCAAGCGCTATGGTGGCAAGGGCGTTCTGAAAGCCGTTGCGAATGTAAATGGCCCGATCGCCTCCGCGTTGAAGGGAATGGATGCCTCGGATCTCGCAGTCGTCGATCGCACCATGCTGGAGTTAGACGGAACGGAGAATAAGGCTAAATTGGGAGCCAACGCGATTCTAGGTGTATCGATGGCCGTTGCACGCGCCGCCGCGATCGCCGCTGACAAACCCCTCTATCGCTATTTAGGAGGAGATGATGCCGTACTGCTTCCCGTTCCTTGCTTTAATATTTTGAACGGTGGTGCCCACGCCGATAACAGTGTGGACTTTCAGGAGTTCATGATTGCGCCCGTGGGAGCGACCACCTTCAGCGAGTCTCTGCAAATGGGTGCTGAAGTGTACCACGCGCTGAAGTCGATCCTGAAGGGCAAGGGCTACAGTACTGGAGTGGGCGACGAAGGCGGATTTGCACCGAACCTAAAGGCGAACGTGGAAGCGATCGACCTGATCCTGGCGGGTGTTGAAAAGGCGGGATTGAAAGCGGGGGATCAAATCGCGATCGCCCTGGATCCGGCAACCAGTGAACTCTACCGCGAAGACGGTTCCTATGAGTTCTACAAATCGGACAAGAGCCGCAAGAGTTCCACGGACATGATTGACCTCTGGGAAAGCTGGGTGAATCAGTATCCCATCGTATCCATTGAAGACGGTCTGGGTGAGCAGGATTGGGAAGGCTGGCAGCAGTTGACCCAGCGCTTGGGCAGTCGGATTCAGTTGGTGGGTGACGATGCCTTTGTGACCAATCCCAGCATTATCAAACAGGCGATCGCCGATGGGGTGGGCAACTGCACCCTGGTGAAGGTGAACCAGATCGGATCGATTACGGAAACCTTGGAGGCGATCGCCCTGTCTCATTCGGGCGGGTACACCTACATGGTCAGCCACCGTTCGGGCGAAACCCCGGATGATTTCATTGCGGATCTGTCCGTAGCGACGGCGTCGGGACAGATTAAGACGGGTGCGCCTTGCCGAGGGGAGCGCCTATCGAAGTACAATCAGCTTCTCCGCATTGAGGAAGAGCTGGGCAGTGCGGCGAAGTATGCAGGCTGGAGCACCTTTAAGAAAGGCTAG